Within the Dechloromonas denitrificans genome, the region CGACATCAACCTCGCCATCTGGCGCATTTTCCGCGCCCACGCCATCGAGATTCCGTTCCCGCAGCGCGAAGTCCGCCTCATCCAGGAAAAACCGGCGGAGTAAGCCGCTGGCCGCGGCTCCGCCGGTTAGCGAGCGGGTTCAGACCTGGGTCGGCGTGCGGCCCATCGTTTCGCCCATGCGCACCGGGCCGGCCGGCGCCCAGTCCGGATTGAAGGTCAGGGCCGCTTTCGGAAAGAGCATGACGACCGTCGAACCGAGCAGGAAACGGCCCATCTCGTCGCCTTTCTGCAGGACGATGTTGCGGTCGTCGTAACGCCATTCGCGGACGACGCCCGGGCGCGGCGGATTGACCATGCCGTGCCAGACGGTAGCCATGCTGCCGACGATGGTGGCGCCGACCAGGGTCAGCACGAAGGGACCGCTCGCCGTCTCAAAAACGCAGACGACGCGCTCGTTGCGGGCGAACAGGCCGGGTACGCCGCGCGCCGTGGTCGGATTGACCGAGAACAGCGCGCCGGGCACGTAGATCATGCGCAGCAGCTTGCCGGTGCAGGGCATGTGGATGCGGTGGTAGTCGCGCGGAGAGAGATAGAGCGTCGCGAAGCTGCCATTCTCGAATTTCTTCGCCAGCTCGCGGTCGCCGCCGACCAGCGCGGTGGTCGAATAGCTGTGGCCTTTGGCCTGGAAAATCTGGTCGCGCTCGATGGTGCCGAACTGGCTGATCGCGCCATCGACCGGGCAGAGGAAATCCGCATCGGCGAGCGGCCGGGCCCCGGCCTGCAGTGGCCGGGTGAAGAATTC harbors:
- the asd gene encoding archaetidylserine decarboxylase (Phosphatidylserine decarboxylase is synthesized as a single chain precursor. Generation of the pyruvoyl active site from a Ser is coupled to cleavage of a Gly-Ser bond between the larger (beta) and smaller (alpha chains). It is an integral membrane protein.), giving the protein MSDRLAVLPQYLLPKQALTILAGKLAAKEAGKLTTGVIRWFVRRYNVNMAEAANPDIAGYQSFNEFFTRPLQAGARPLADADFLCPVDGAISQFGTIERDQIFQAKGHSYSTTALVGGDRELAKKFENGSFATLYLSPRDYHRIHMPCTGKLLRMIYVPGALFSVNPTTARGVPGLFARNERVVCVFETASGPFVLTLVGATIVGSMATVWHGMVNPPRPGVVREWRYDDRNIVLQKGDEMGRFLLGSTVVMLFPKAALTFNPDWAPAGPVRMGETMGRTPTQV